In Gopherus flavomarginatus isolate rGopFla2 chromosome 5, rGopFla2.mat.asm, whole genome shotgun sequence, one DNA window encodes the following:
- the LOC127051837 gene encoding zinc finger and SCAN domain-containing protein 29-like: MRRGHERDALQCRVKIKELRSAYCKAREGNRRSGAAPTTCRFYQELDAILGCDPTANPRSMMESSEQGEVGEVVEDGDSEATGMEGDTPESQYTCSQELFSSQEEASQSQQQEVDGEEETEDRARVTLTTAAGSPASRRLQNLRRNPRKSKEELIKSVMSHYNRESRKTQEWREKMYEWRQSVHDWRQTESRRKELSAKKTTKQMISLLARQTESFESLIAMQTNMYRCHPQPSQSPLPCSPVFPQNNFLQQPVSYYPQLPPTPVRSPTSPDNYNSYPVHSTPITLQHSNPEVQQTLNSDQNRTYSNL, encoded by the exons atgagaaggggccatgaacgggacgcgttgcagtgcagggtcaaaattaaagagctgaggagtgcttactgcaaagctcgtgagggaaatcgccgctcaggagctgcccccacgacctgccgtttttaccaggagctggatgccatacttgggtgtgaccccactgccaatcctaggagcatgatggagagttcagagcagggagaagtgggagaggttgtagaggacggcgacagtgaggctactggcatggagggagacaccccggagtcccagtacacatgcagccaggagctcttctcaagccaggaggaggctagccagtcgcagcagcaggaagttgatggtgaggaagaaactgaggatcgtgctcggg tgaccttgactactgcagccggatcaccggcctcacgtaggttgcagaacttgagacggaatcccagaaaatcaaaagaggaattgatcaaatctgttatgagtcactacaacagagaaagtaggaagacacaggaatggagagagaaaatgtatgaatggagacagagtgtacatgactggaggcaaacagaaagcaggagaaaggaattgtctgccaaaaaaaccacaaagcagatgataagcctcctggctcgccaaactgagtctttcgagtctctcatagccatgcagacaaatatgtaccgttgtcacccacagccctcccaaagccctcttccttgttccccagtatttccacaaaacaactttcttcagcagccagtttcttattatccccagctgcccccaacacctgtacgatcacctaccagccctgataactataattcttaccctgtgcactccacgcccattaccctgcagcatagtaatcctgaagtgcagcagacattgaatagtgatcaaaataggacatattcaaacctgtga